One window of Bactrocera tryoni isolate S06 chromosome 2, CSIRO_BtryS06_freeze2, whole genome shotgun sequence genomic DNA carries:
- the LOC120767555 gene encoding tRNA-splicing endonuclease subunit Sen2 yields MLFTPIIKQKKGGNKSSLPPPLPDGSSVIGVFTGISVEVCGAEDIRKIYENGFFGKGSKSRGAPKLVTTDTIDDTESLSLELEESAFLAYFLGILRIHDIQCNEMQYREFLEAARNVNSHFLECFGSYLYLKSKGWVIKSGIKFGGNFLIYKRGPRYNHASFIIFVHTKSDTKDISIKDLKGLQRIAETSDKDVLLLEVSKPNDLTYNTISDLAALKISETIIRRFNSTSFVQSQKITK; encoded by the exons ATGTTATTTACTccaataattaaacaaaagaaaGGTGGCAATAAAAGCTCATTGCCACCACCTCTTCCGGACGGCTCTTCGGTAATTGGAGTATTCACCGGTATTTCGGTAGAAGTGTGCGGTGCCGaagatattagaaaaatatacgaaaatggattttttggtaAAGGCAGTAAATCCAGAGGAGCACCGAAATTAGTAACAACTGACACCATCGATGATACCGAGAGCCTGTCACTGGAATTGGAAGAGTCTGCATTTCTGGCATATTTTCTTGGTATCTTACGTATACACGATATCCAATGTAACGAAATGCAATATAGAGAATTTTTGGAAGCTGCTAGAAATGTTAATTCGCATTTTCTAGAATGTTTTGGTTCTTATCTATATCTTAAGTCAAAAGGATGGGTTATTAAAAGTGGTATTAAATTCGGCGGCAACTTTT TGATTTATAAAAGAGGTCCGCGTTACAACCATGCTAGCTTCATTATTTTTGTGCATACTAAATCTGATACAAAAGATATCTCAATCAAAGACCTAAAAGGACTTCAGCGCATTGCCGAAACCTCAGATAAGGATGTCTTGTTGCTGGAAGTGTCGAAACCAAATGATTTAACTTATAATACTATTTCCGACCTTGCTGCACTTAAAATTTCAGAAACAATAATTAGACGATTTAACAGCACTTCATTTGTACAAAGTCAAAAGATAACAAAATAG
- the LOC120767556 gene encoding COX assembly mitochondrial protein homolog — MSLQTEEKIAFNPNNPHDLGDPNDTSLRKVEKEVLIPRIMRDRAKQIHCSKEVQEFETCCKANSILMVVTCRNENSALKSCLTKWYKNDEFREECTKIYLEERSDYRRTGIPKKHRVQKM; from the exons atGAGTCTACAAACGGAGgagaaaattgcttttaatcCAAATAATCCACATGATTTGG GCGATCCTAACGACACCTCCTTGAGGAAAGTAGAAAAGGAAGTGCTTATTCCCAGGATTATGCGAGACCGTGCGAAACAAATTCACTGCAGTAAAGAAGTACAAGAATTTGAAACATGTTGTAAGGCAAACAGCATATTAATGGTTGTAACATGCCGAAATGAAAATTCCGCCTTGAAGTCATGCCTAACCAAATGGTATAAAAATGATGAATTTAGAGAAGAATGCACTAAAATTTATCTGGAAGAGCGTTCAGATTACCGTCGTACTGGCATTCCAAAAAAACATCGTgtgcaaaaaatgtaa
- the LOC120769363 gene encoding acetylcholine receptor subunit alpha-like 1 — MKCLKFASWSALSSFYLLLFSIVITTESKFYSASVARQSLITDLFVNYNALVKPTGEGQRIDVHTNLVLEHFDFRESDGSVHFVGLLNVLWQDPKLGWNPRDYNNLTRIPVRQKLIWVPDLEVYNNAPDKFLRMHHHGTVILEHTGMVLWSDNVDMNVFCTTNMNNWPHDKHECKLNLGSWTYDGFELDFKNYTNPNDSMSFEDKYMASMKYKVTDFSVVRVATVYSCCAEPYIVMEYHLSFERRCAFVTVFRALGSTVILLSMLTLCFETSHHSKICLNGLNLIIITFVLLYFAQNVGKFARTTPYVAKFFSCSYILVTFQQLLTVFSIFATHASYRGKLHPAISNLLRHSFVSYITPKRKMRLAQPETCDVNAQFEDVTLQEFSNLISADETPYEWMQLASFMESFTVIIFSIAYLILATVCFV, encoded by the exons ATGAAGTGTCTGAAATTCGCATCGTGGTCTGCTTTAAGCAGCTTTTATTTACTTCTATTTTCAATTGTAATCACAACAGAATCAAAAT TTTACTCCGCATCCGTGGCACGTCAGTCGCTCATCACTGATTTGTTCGTTAATTACAATGCACTCGTTAAGCCCACCGGCGAGGGTCAACGCATTGATGTGCATACAAACTTAGTGTTAGAACATTTTGACTTTCGAGAGTCGGATGGATCAGTACATTTTGTGGGACTTTTGAATGTG ctttGGCAAGATCCCAAATTGGGTTGGAACCCGCGCGATTACAATAATCTAACACGAATACCAGTGCGTCAAAAATTGATTTGGGTGCCAGACTTAGAG GTTTACAACAATGCGCCCGATAAGTTTCTACGAATGCACCATCACGGCACCGTCATATTGGAACACACTGGCATGGTACTCTGGAGCGATAACGTTGATATGAATGTGTTTTGCACCACAAACATGAATAATTGGCCACATGATAAACATGAGTGTAAACTGAATCTCGGTTCGTGGACTTATGATGGTTTCGAATTGGACTTTAAGAATTACACGAACCCCAATGACAGCATGAGTTTTGAGGATAAGTATATGGCGAGTATGAAATATAAGGTGACTGATTTCAGTGTGGTACGTGTAGCCACTGTCTACTCGTGTTGTGCCGAGCCATATATCGTTATGGAGTATCATCTAAGTTTTGAGCGACGCTGTGCCTTTGTTACCGTATTTCGCGCGCTGGGTTCAACGGTTATATTACTATCAATGCTTACACTATGTTTTGAGACAAGTCATCATTCGAAAATATGTCTCAATGGTTTGAATTTGATCATTATAACCTTCGTTTTGCTATATTTTGCTCAAAATGTGGGTAAATTCGCGCGTACTACACCTTACGTTG CAAAATTCTTCAGCTGCAGCTACATTTTGGTTACATTCCAACAGCTACTGACCGTATTTTCAATATTCGCCACACATGCTTCGTATCGCGGCAAACTACATCCCGCTATATCTAACTTGCTCCGGCACTCATTTGTTTCTTATATCACACCAAAGCGGAAAATGCGTCTTGCTCAGCCTGAAACTTGCGACGTGAACGCTCAATTTGAGGATGTGACATTGCAGGAGTTTAGTAATTTGATATCTGCCGACGAAACACCTTATGAATGGATGCAGTTGGCGAGCTTTATGGAGAGTTTTACAGTTATTATATTTAGCATTGCATATCTAATTTTAGCTACTGTATGTTTCGTTTAA